Below is a window of Hydrogenimonas sp. SS33 DNA.
TTGCATAATAGGGAAGCGTTCCGCTGTCGGTATCCCTTTTCTTTCCGTCTTTGTAGCGGACCTGGATGTAAGTGACCCTCTTTTCGGCATGGTTGAAAACGTAGTTCTTCACCCGCCGTTTCCCCGAATGGCGGATGTCTTTCGTATAGCGTTCCGGCACCAGCCGGCCGTTTTCGACGCGGCCTTCACTGGTGTAGATTTCGACCCTTCCGCCGCTGAGAACCTTCGCCAGCCCCGTCGCCCACGCCTTCATCTCCACCCTGTAGCGGCCATCTTTTACCACGAGCGTCGCCGTCGCCTCGCCCATCTTTCCGAAAATGCCGTACTCCACCACGTATTTGCCGCGGACGGTTTCGGCATGAAGAAAGAGAGTGAAGAGCAAGAGAAGCGGGAGAAGTCGGCGCATAAATCCATCCTTTTCTAATAGTCATTCGATTTAATCACAATTTGGATAAAATATCAGTAAATAATCATCCATAATGAACCAAAACCTGGGCAAAGCCCATGTTTTGGCGGGGACACTTGTGTCCCCTGCACCCCCCTGAAGCTTCGAAATCGAAGATTTCGAGATAACGTCACGCCCGTTGCGTAACGTTAATACAAAATCGTGAATCAAAGAGAGATATGAAAAAAATAGCCATTCTGGGGCAGCCCAACGTAGGGAAAAGCTCCCTTTTCAACCGCTTTGCCAAACGGCGCATCGCCATCACCTCCGACATGGCGGGGACCACCCGCGACGTGAAAAAGGAGATCGTCGATTTCGACGGCAAAGAGGCGGAGATCCTCGACACCGGAGGCATCGACGAGAGCAGCGAACTCTTTAAAAAAGTGGGCAACAAGGCGATCGAAGCGGCGGAAGCGGCCGACATCATCCTCTACATGGTCGACGGCAAGGCGCTGCCCGACGAGCGGGACAAGCAGCTCTTCTACCGCCTCCAGGGGCTCGGCAAGCCCATCGCCCTGGTCGTCAACAAGATCGACAACGACAAAGAGGAGGAGCGCGCCTGGGAATTCGCCGAATTCGGCGCGGAAAACCTCTTCGCCGTCTCCGTCTCCCACAACCGCAAGGTGGGCCGCCTGATGGAGTGGATTAAAAGCCACCTGGACGAAGCCGAACCCGCCTTCATGCCCGAACTCCTGGAGGCCGAACCCGATGCGCTGGAGAACCTCATCGACGCTTTCGACGACGAAAGCGGCAGGCTGGAGGAGGAAGAGGACCTGAGCCACATCAACGTAGCCATCATCGGGCGCACCAATGTGGGCAAGAGCTCCCTGCTCAACGCCCTGCTGAACGAGGAGCGGGCCGTCGTCAGCGACGTGGCGGGAACCACCATCGACCCGGTGGACGAGACGATGCTCCTGGGGGAGAAAACGGTCACCTTTGTCGACACCGCCGGCCTGCGGCGCCGGGGCAAGATCCAGGGCATCGAGCGTTTCGCCCTGGGACGCACCCGCCAGATGCTGGAGAAGGCGGACATCGCCCTCCTGGTGCTGGACGCGAGCGCCCCCCTGACGGAGCTGGACGAAAAGATCGCCGGGCTGGTGGACGAGTACAAACTGGGATGCATCATCGTCCTCAACAAATGGGACGAAGCCCTGGGAAGCTACGAAGAGATGGTCGGTGAACTGCGCTACCGCTTCAAATTTCTCAGCTGGGCCCCGGTCATCACCGTCTCCGCCAAATCCAAAAAGCGGGTCCACAAGATCGCGGAGATGATTCTCAAGGTCTTCGAAAACTATACCCGGCACATCCCGACCCGCGACCTCAACGAGGTGATCAAAGCGGCGACCGTCCGCCACCATATCCCGAGCCTCAAAGGCAAGCCGGTCAACATCCTCTTCGCCAGCCAGTACGGCATCAAACCGCCCAAAATCGCCCTGGTCTCCAACCGCCCCAAAGGGCTCCATTTCAGCTACCTGCGCTACCTGACCAACCAGCTACGGGACCATTTCGACCTGGAAGGCACACCCGTCATTCTGGTGCCCAAAAAACGGGGTGAGCGGGAAGAGGAAGAGGCGTAATACCAATCCTCAACCAATCCCAAACAAGAGATCGGGGCCGTGTGGTCCGTCAGCGTTGCGATTTGAGCGGCCCAATCCGTCAAGAAAACCGCGCGTGCCCGCAGGGTGCCGAAGGCATTGGCGGTTTTTAGGAGTGGGGCCGCGTCCCGCAGGGCAAATCGCACTCCCGCGTGCGGAGCGCACGGACCCGATCTCGTTTTCTGATAGGGAGCTTGCTATTACGCCACCCCCAGGCGGTGTTTCCAGCTGATTTCGTACTCTTCGCCGTAGAAGGCGTAGTGGAGTTCGTAGAGATTCTGCATGATGTACTCCGCATCTTCGAAGGCCTCTTTCGTGCCGGCGAACAGCACTTCGTCTCCCATCTCGATCATAACCTCCGTTGCATCGGGCAGCAGTATCTCCTCTTCGCCCCGCCGGATGTAGAGGATCATCAGCGGGTTGTGTTTGCGCCAGTCGTCCCGCCGGCGTTGCAGCACTTCGTAGGGAACCTTGACCCCCTCTTTCTCTTTCATCATCATCGCGACGGCGTAGGCGCTCTCTTCGTCCACTTTCATCTCCCGGGTGTCGGGGTTGTTGTTGATCTTCTCTTTCAGCAGTTTGACCGTCTTTTCGCCCCAACTCTCGCCCCGGTAGCTGATGAGTCGGATGAAACGGTCCGCCAGCGGGCGGGCGAGCACATTGTAGGTTTTGTTGATCATCAGGGTTTCAAGCATAATGACCCGGTCGATCTTCGCCGCTTTGAAGACCACCGAATCGGCCAAGTGGTTCTCCCTGGCAACCGTGTAGATGTCGGGGTTGATCCGCTTGGCCGCCATGATGATGGAGAGGTTGAGCAGATCGTCCTTGGTGGCGGCGATGATGCAGGAGGCCTCCTGGATGTCGGCTTTGAGCAGAATCTTCTTGTCGTCCGCATCGCCGACGATCACCTTTTCGCCCCGCCGCGCCTTGGCCGCCTTTTCGGGACTCGCCTCGATGAAGATGTAGTCGATGCCGGCCCGCTTGAGCCCCACTTCCAGCGCCTGGCCCATCCGGCCGTAACCACAGACGATATATTTGCCCTCCCGGGGGAGGCGGTCCTTTTTGCGCAGCACCAGCGGGTCGCCGTAGAGCCACTGTTCGATCATCAGCAGCGAGGGGGAGGTGAGGGAGAGGTAGATCCGCTTGGCGACGATTTTGAACGGGTTTTCGACAATGTCGGCGCCGATGGTCTTGAGGTTCTGCCCATACTCCTCCTGCGTCGCCTCCACGACCACCGTCACGTGCTTGTTCATCAGTTTGGCCGAAAGGGCCACATGGAGGTTCATCACATCGTCGTTGAAAAGCGACACCACCGCCCGGCAGTTGGCTTTGTGGATGCCGGCGATCTTGAAGACTTCGGGGTTGCGGATGTCGCCACTGAGCGCCGGCACTTCGATGGTGTAGTCCTGTAAAGAGAGCTCTTTGATCTTCTCGTCGTTCTTTTCGATCACCACGCTGCGGATGCCGTCCTTCGCCAGGTGGTCGATGATGCGCCGCGTCAGGGAGTTGTACCCGACGAATATGATGAAGGGGTCCTCCATCTTCCGTACCTTGCGCTGGAACTGCGC
It encodes the following:
- a CDS encoding DUF3108 domain-containing protein, whose amino-acid sequence is MRRLLPLLLLFTLFLHAETVRGKYVVEYGIFGKMGEATATLVVKDGRYRVEMKAWATGLAKVLSGGRVEIYTSEGRVENGRLVPERYTKDIRHSGKRRVKNYVFNHAEKRVTYIQVRYKDGKKRDTDSGTLPYYAKNDIFSLYFNILKIIGDCGTPFDRTLHAVGAEKKTGRVRVETLTGKEKKEAKELLGDAPCYLRVTVYQKLFGSKGGKLYLAMRKDNIVTKAVLKDVVMFGDVRGRLVDLKREE
- the der gene encoding ribosome biogenesis GTPase Der; its protein translation is MKKIAILGQPNVGKSSLFNRFAKRRIAITSDMAGTTRDVKKEIVDFDGKEAEILDTGGIDESSELFKKVGNKAIEAAEAADIILYMVDGKALPDERDKQLFYRLQGLGKPIALVVNKIDNDKEEERAWEFAEFGAENLFAVSVSHNRKVGRLMEWIKSHLDEAEPAFMPELLEAEPDALENLIDAFDDESGRLEEEEDLSHINVAIIGRTNVGKSSLLNALLNEERAVVSDVAGTTIDPVDETMLLGEKTVTFVDTAGLRRRGKIQGIERFALGRTRQMLEKADIALLVLDASAPLTELDEKIAGLVDEYKLGCIIVLNKWDEALGSYEEMVGELRYRFKFLSWAPVITVSAKSKKRVHKIAEMILKVFENYTRHIPTRDLNEVIKAATVRHHIPSLKGKPVNILFASQYGIKPPKIALVSNRPKGLHFSYLRYLTNQLRDHFDLEGTPVILVPKKRGEREEEEA
- a CDS encoding NAD-binding protein translates to MQNNSLFLIIKRMRTPMYVLVVTFSISILGMVLIPGQTPDGQTYHLTFFDAFYFVSYMATTIGFGESPYAFTYPQKLWVGFCIYLTVIGWFYAIGAIITLVQDKVLAAQIALAQFQRKVRKMEDPFIIFVGYNSLTRRIIDHLAKDGIRSVVIEKNDEKIKELSLQDYTIEVPALSGDIRNPEVFKIAGIHKANCRAVVSLFNDDVMNLHVALSAKLMNKHVTVVVEATQEEYGQNLKTIGADIVENPFKIVAKRIYLSLTSPSLLMIEQWLYGDPLVLRKKDRLPREGKYIVCGYGRMGQALEVGLKRAGIDYIFIEASPEKAAKARRGEKVIVGDADDKKILLKADIQEASCIIAATKDDLLNLSIIMAAKRINPDIYTVARENHLADSVVFKAAKIDRVIMLETLMINKTYNVLARPLADRFIRLISYRGESWGEKTVKLLKEKINNNPDTREMKVDEESAYAVAMMMKEKEGVKVPYEVLQRRRDDWRKHNPLMILYIRRGEEEILLPDATEVMIEMGDEVLFAGTKEAFEDAEYIMQNLYELHYAFYGEEYEISWKHRLGVA